The Pseudomonadota bacterium DNA window AGCCCGGTATCCCCCTGAACCATAGCGATCCCTACACGCTGCTGGTTGCGGTGATGTTGAGCGCTCAAACCACAGACAAGAAAGTCAACCAGGTCACGCCCG harbors:
- a CDS encoding endonuclease III — protein: MKLAEKTRRIMQVLDELYPQPGIPLNHSDPYTLLVAVMLSAQTTDKKVNQVTP